A region from the Canis lupus dingo isolate Sandy chromosome 9, ASM325472v2, whole genome shotgun sequence genome encodes:
- the KRT38 gene encoding keratin, type I cuticular Ha8, producing the protein MTSCYINSSHCLGSTKMPTATNVCGPCIDIGGQPGSEAKAASLCLSATIAHANRPRVGATPLGQPSLCMPHSCQTACPLPGTRNIPGNIGVCENYGEGAPNGHEKVTMQFLNDRLANYLEKVRQLERDNEELETKIRESSKCHESTVCPDYQSYFQTIEELQQKILCSKAENTRLIIQVDNAKLAADDFRIKHESELSLRQMVEADMCGMHKLMDDLSLAKADLEAQQESLKEELLCLKRNHEQEVSILRGQLGDKLQIKLDVEPTVDLGRVLEDMRCHYEAMVQTSRNDVEEWFQDQSESISQQDMSCSEELRCCQSEILELRRTVNALEVELQAQHTLKDCLQNSLCEADARFGTELAQMQILISNVEEQLSEIRGDLERQNQEYQVLLDVKARLECEINTYRKLLESEDCKLPCNPCSTAASCVTSPCATRPSCALCPTFVSGSACGANTGSRF; encoded by the exons ATGACTTCCTGCTACATCAACTCATCCCACTGCCTGGGCAGCACCAAGATGCCTACAGCAACAAATGTCTGTGGCCCCTGCATTGACATTGGAGGCCAGCCTGGGTCAGAGGCCAAGGCTGCGTCTCTGTGCCTGTCGGCCACCATCGCACATGCCAACCGACCACGTGTTGGGGCAACCCCTCTGGGCCAACCCAGCCTCTGTATGCCCCACAGCTGCCAAACTGCTTGCCCCTTGCCAGGGACCCGCAACATTCCTGGCAACATTGGAGTCTGTGAGAACTATGGGGAGGGCGCTCCCAATGGCCATGAGAAGGTGACCATGCAGTTCCTGAATGATCGCCTGGCCAACTACCTGGAGAAGGTGCGCCAGCTGGAGAGGGACAATGAGGAGCTGGAGACCAAGATCCGAGAGTCAAGCAAATGCCATGAGTCCACTGTGTGTCCAGACTACCAGTCCTACTTCCAGACGATTGAGGAGCTCCAGCAGAAG ATCCTGTGTAGCAAGGCTGAGAATACCAGGCTGATTATCCAAGTGGACAATGCCAAGCTGGCTGCTGATGACTTTAGAATCAA GCACGAAAGTGAGCTCTCCCTGCGCCAGATGGTAGAGGCGGACATGTGTGGGATGCACAAGCTCATGGATGACCTGAGCCTGGCCAAGGCTGACCTGGAGGCCCAGCAGGAGTCCCTGAAGGAGGAGCTGCTCTGCCTCAAGAGGAACCACGAacag GAAGTGAGCATTCTGAGGGGCCAGCTGGGGGACAAGCTCCAGATTAAGCTGGATGTTGAGCCCACCGTGGACCTGGGCAGAGTGCTGGAGGACATGAGGTGCCACTATGAGGCCATGGTGCAGACCAGCCGCAATGATGTGGAGGAGTGGTTCCAAGATCAG TCTGAGAGCATCAGCCAGCAGGACATGTCCTGCTCTGAGGAGTTGCGGTGCTGCCAGTCGGAGATCCTGGAGCTGAGACGCACGGTGAACGCCCTGGAGGTGGAGCTTCAGGCCCAGCACACACTG AAAGACTGTCTGCAGAACTCTCTGTGTGAAGCCGATGCCCGTTTTGGCACGGAGCTGGCGCAGATGCAGATCCTGATTAGCAACGTGGAGGAGCAGCTGTCTGAGATCCGGGGTGACCTGGAGCGGCAGAACCAGGAGTACCAGGTGCTGCTGGACGTTAAGGCTCGGTTGGAGTGTGAGATCAACACATACCGGAAACTTCTGGAGAGCGAGGATTGCAA ACTCCCCTGCAATCCATGCTCCACTGCTGCCTCCTGTGTCACATCCCCCTGTGCAACTCGTCCAAGCTGTGCCCTCTGCCCCACTTTTGTGTCCGGGTCAGCCTGTGGAGCCAATACCGGGAGCCGGTTTTGA
- the KRT32 gene encoding keratin, type I cuticular Ha2, with product MTSNCSPAFIKSCQRPSSVCSSSMSCRPELCLGYICQPMTCVPSVCMPTTYRPASCLSKTYLSSSCWPSSCRPTSGISSSSGTCSWYCEGSFNGNEKETMQFLNDRLASYLEKVRQLERENAELESKIQEACRSQVPTMCPDYQSYFRTIEELQQKVLCTKAENARMVVHIDNAKLAADDFRTKYETEVAMRQLVEADTNGLRRILDELTLCKADLEAQVESLKEELLCLKKNHEEEVSALRCQLGDRLNIEVDAAPPVDLNRMLEEMRCQYETVVETNLRDVEEWFNTQMEELNQQVATSSEQLQSYQSDIIDLRRTVNTLEIELQAQHSLRDSLENTLAETEARYSSQLAQMQCMITNVESQLAEIRCDLERQNQEYKVLLDVKARLECEINTYRGLLESEDCKLPSNPCSTPTCPPCAPSPSVSRTICVPRTVCVPCMPCPPGRY from the exons ATGACATCCAACTGTTCACCAGCTTTCATCAAGAGCTGCCAGCGGCCCTCCTCTGTCTGTTCCAGCAGCATGAGCTGCCGGCCCGAGCTGTGCCTGGGTTATATCTGCCAGCCCATGACATGCGTGCCTTCTGTCTGCATGCCCACTACCTACCGGCCTGCCAGCTGCCTCTCCAAGACCTACCTATCCAGCTCCTGCTGGCCTAGCAGCTGCCGGCCAACGAGTGGCATCTCCAGCTCCTCGGGGACCTGCAGCTGGTACTGTGAAGGCTCCTTCAATGGCAACGAGAAAGAGACCATGCAGTTCCTGAATGACCGCCTGGCCAGCTACCTGGAGAAGGTGCGCCAGCTGGAGCGGGAGAACGCGGAGCTGGAGAGCAAGATTCAAGAGGCCTGTCGGTCTCAAGTGCCCACCATGTGTCCCGACTACCAGTCTTATTTCAGGACCATTGAGGAGCTCCAGCAGAAG GTTCTGTGCACCAAGGCAGAGAATGCCAGGATGGTCGTGCACATTGATAATGCCAAGCTGGCTGCAGATGACTTCAGGACCAA GTATGAGACAGAGGTGGCCATGCGGCAGTTGGTGGAGGCTGACACCAATGGCCTTCGCAGGATACTGGATGAGCTGACCCTGTGCAAGGCGGACCTGGAGGCCCAGGTGGAGTCCCTGAAGGAGGAGCTGCTGTGTCTCAAGAAAAACCATGAAGAG GAAGTCAGTGCCCTCCGATGCCAGCTGGGGGACCGCCTTAACATTGAGGTAGACGCTGCACCCCCTGTGGACCTAAACAGGATGCTGGAGGAGATGCGGTGTCAGTATGAGACTGTGGTGGAGACCAACCTCAGGGACGTGGAGGAATGGTTCAACACACAG ATGGAGGAGCTTAATCAACAGGTGGCCACAAGCTCTGAGCAGCTTCAGAGCTACCAGTCGGACATCATTGATCTGAGACGCACGGTCAACACACTGGAGATCgagctccaggcccagcacagcCTG AGGGACTCTCTGGAAAACACCCTGGCAGAGACTGAGGCACGTTACAGCTCCCAGCTGGCCCAGATGCAGTGCATGATCACCAACGTGGAGTCCCAGCTGGCTGAGATCCGCTGTGACCTGGAGCGGCAGAACCAGGAGTATAAGGTGCTGCTGGACGTCAAGGCCCGGCTGGAGTGTGAGATCAACACGTACCGAGGCCTGCTGGAGAGCGAGGATTGCAA GTTGCCCTCTAACCCATGCTCCACTCCCACCTGTCCCCCTTGTGCACCTTCCCCCAGTGTGTCCCGCACCATCTGTGTGCCCCGCACTGTCTGTGTGCCTTGCATGCCCTGCCCTCCGGGCCGCTACTGA